A region of Vitis riparia cultivar Riparia Gloire de Montpellier isolate 1030 chromosome 12, EGFV_Vit.rip_1.0, whole genome shotgun sequence DNA encodes the following proteins:
- the LOC117926031 gene encoding putative uncharacterized protein DDB_G0290521 — translation MCYVGKATKIFIFIVTVLAVTGLVIGFGLLRHSIQKTHKCSGDSCLQPPSSVYPDPSATPTPFLTPNPNPTPIPNPNPNPSPNPNPNPSPNPNLNPPPPPPPLSPTTPPPPAQTTLATAPIYSPPALPTPGPVNA, via the coding sequence ATGTGTTATGTGGGCAAAGCCACCaagatcttcatcttcatcgtcACCGTCCTCGCTGTCACCGGACTAGTGATCGGCTTCGGTCTCCTCCGCCACAGCATCCAGAAGACCCACAAATGCTCCGGCGACTCCTGCCTCCAGCCCCCCTCATCCGTCTACCCCGACCCCAGCGCCACGCCTACCCCATTTCTCACCCCGAATCCCAACCCAACCCCCATCCCCAATCCCAATCCCAATCCCAgtccaaatccaaatccaaaccCTAGCCCGAACCCGAATCTGAATCCTCCTCCGCCGCCTCCGCCGCTGTCGCCGACGACCCCTCCACCGCCGGCTCAAACTACTCTCGCTACGGCGCCGATTTATAGCCCGCCGGCGCTGCCCACGCCGGGTCCGGTGAATGCCTAG
- the LOC117925840 gene encoding beta-amylase-like, translating to MVTMASIMNSKIPCFGDSSRVHQAEFLWAMPSVNQVENARRAKQVRRVGLGHGLSFSSGSVDMSIQAVAPEISTTAAEAPTPLSENEKMLANYVPVYVMLPLEVVTVDNVLENKDGLEKQLKELRAAGVDGVMGDVWWGIVESKGPKQYDWNAYRSLFELVQLCGLKIQAIMSFHQCGGNVGDAVNIPLPQWVLDIGESDPDIFYTNRTGNRNKEYLTIGADNQPLFGGRTAVEIYSDYMQSFRDNMSDFLDAGLVIDIEVGLGPAGELRYPSYPSSQGWVFPGIGEFQCYDKYLKAEFLEAATSAGHPEWELPDNAGEYNDTPESTEFFGSNGTYLTEKGKFFLTWYSNKLLGHGDQILEEANKIFLGYKVKLAAKVSGIHWWYKSDSHAAELTAGYYNLQDRDGYRPIARMLSRHYAILNFTCLEMRDSEQSASAKSGPQELVQQVLSGGWRENIEVAGENALARYDRSGYNQILLNARPNGVNKDGPPKLKMSGVTYLRLSDDLLEAKNFSIFKTFVKKMHADQDYCPDPNKYNSPIVPLEKSKPKIPIEDILEATKPMVPFPFNKETDMSVGGGGLSDLLGSLINRITSIFK from the exons ATGGTGACCATGGCAAGCATCATGAATTCGAAGATACCTTGTTTTGGAGATAGCAGTAGGGTTCACCAAGCTGAGTTTCTCTGGGCAATGCCGTCGGTTAATCAAGTTGAAAATGCAAGAAGAGCAAAGCAGGTTAGACGGGTTGGGCTCGGGCATGGTCTGTCTTTCAGTTCAGGCAGTGTAGACATGAGTATTCAAGCTGTAGCACCTGAGATTTCCACCACAGCAGCAGAG GCTCCAACTCCCCTCTCCGAGAACGAGAAGATGCTAGCTAACTATGTGCCAGTTTACGTAATGCTCCCT CTGGAAGTTGTTACAGTTGACAATGTTCTGGAAAACAAAGACGGGCTTGAGAAACAGCTCAAGGAGCTAAGGGCAGCAGGTGTTGATGGAGTCATGGGAGATGTCTGGTGGGGAATTGTGGAATCGAAAGGTCCGAAGCAGTATGACTGGAATGCTTACAGGAGCTTGTTCGAACTTGTCCAACTATGTGGACTGAAGATACAAGCCATAATGTCATTCCATCAGTGTGGTGGGAATGTTGGGGATGCTGTTAACATCCCTCTTCCCCAGTGGGTACTTGATATTGGGGAATCAGACCCTGATATCTTTTACACTAACCGGACTGGCAACAGGAACAAGGAGTACCTCACAATTGGTGCGGACAACCAGCCTCTCTTTGGTGGGCGAACTGCGGTTGAG ATCTATAGTGACTATATGCAAAGCTTCAGAGACAACATGTCTGATTTTTTAGACGCTGGACTTGTGATAGACATCGAAGTGGGGCTTGGTCCTGCAGGGGAGCTCAGGTACCCATCTTATCCATCAAGTCAAGGATGGGTTTTTCCAGGAATTGGAGAATTTCAG TGCTATGACAAGTATCTCAAAGCAGAATTCTTAGAAGCTGCAACAAGTGCAGGCCACCCGGAATGGGAGCTCCCAGATAATGCTGGGGAATACAATGACACACCTGAATCAACAGAGTTCTTTGGATCAAATGGGACATACCTTACTGAAAAAGGGAAGTTCTTCTTGACCTGGTATTCCAACAAGTTACTGGGCCATGGTGATCAAATCCTGGAAGAAGCCAATAAAATTTTCTTGGGCTATAAAGTCAAGTTAGCAGCTAAA GTATCTGGGATCCATTGGTGGTATAAATCTGATAGCCATGCTGCAGAGCTTACGGCTGGATACTACAACTTACAGGATAGAGATGGGTATCGACCCATAGCAAGGATGCTCTCAAGGCATTATGCTATTTTGAATTTCACATGTCTTGAGATGAGGGACTCCGAACAAAGTGCCAGTGCCAAAAGTGGACCTCAGGAACTTGTTCAACAG GTTTTGAGTGGAGGATGGAGAGAGAATATTGAAGTTGCTGGTGAGAATGCACTTGCAAGGTATGATCGTTCTGGCTATAATCAAATCCTTCTAAATGCTAGGCCAAATGGAGTCAACAAAGATGGTCCACCAAAGCTGAAGATGTCTGGGGTGACATACCTTCGTTTATCAGATGATCTGCTGGAAGCAAAGAACTTCAGCATATTCAAGACATTTGTGAAGAAAATGCATGCTGATCAG gATTACTGTCCTGACCCAAACAAGTACAATAGCCCTATAGTTCCTTTGGAAAAGTCCAAGCCAAAGATTCCAATCGAAGATATTCTGGAAGCAACCAAACCCATGGTGCCATTCCCATTTAATAAGGAAACAGATATGAGCGTTGGTGGCGGTGGCCTTTCTGATTTGTTAGGCAGTTTGATAAATAGGATCACTTCTATATTTAAGTGA
- the LOC117927113 gene encoding transcription factor ILR3-like, translated as MALDSSENSNWLFDYGLMEDITVPGGEFPEPTPGTGFSWPSQALKSSSSVSLEADCSFGDSDGLKELGPRKRLKHESCGATGTKACREKLRRDRLNERFLELGSILEPGRPPKTDKAAILSDAVRMVTQLRSEAQKLKESNGDLQEKIKELKAEKNELRDEKQRLKAEKEKLEQQVKAISAQPGFLPHPSAMPAAFAAQGRAPGNKLMPFIGYPSVAMWQFMPPAAVDTSQDHVLRPPVA; from the exons ATGGCGCTCGATTCCTCAGAGAACTCCAATTGGCTCTTTGATTATGGCTTGATGGAAGATATCACCGTTCCCGGCGGCGAATTTCCGGAACCGACGCCCGGAACCGGATTCTCCTGGCCCTCTCAAGCTCTCAAAAGTTCCTCTAGTGTAAG TTTGGAAGCTGATTGTTCGTTTGGGGATTCAGATGGGCTAAAAGAACTTGGACCCCGAAAACG GTTGAAGCATGAATCATGTGGTGCAACTGGCACCAAAGCTTGCCGGGAAAAATTGCGGAGGGATAGGCTGAATGAGAG GTTCTTGGAATTGGGTTCTATCTTGGAGCCTGGAAGGCCACCCAAAACGGACAAGGCTGCTATTTTGAGTGATGCTGTTCGAATGGTGACTCAATTACGAAGTGAAGCACAGAAGCTGAAGGAGTCAAATGGGGATTTGCAAGAGAAGATTAAGGAATTGAAG GCTGAGAAAAATGAGCTTCGGGATGAGAAGCAAAGGTTAAAAGCCGAAAAGGAGAAGCTGGAGCAGCAAGTCAAAGCCATTAGTGCACAGCCAGGCTTTCTGCCTCATCCTTCTGCAATGCCAGCTGCATTTGCTGCCCAAGGCCGAGCTCCTGGCAACAAGCTGATGCCTTTCATTGGTTACCCTAGTGTTGCCATGTGGCAATTCATGCCACCTGCTGCAGTTGACACATCACAGGATCATGTTCTCCGTCCCCCAGTGGCTTAA
- the LOC117927112 gene encoding uclacyanin 1: MLRAQMSLAVTALFIQLGMAANYTVGGPNGGWDTSSNLQTWASAQTFIVGDNLIFQFTPNHDVLEVSKADYDSCSTNNPTQTYSSSPAVIPLSSPGKRCFICGMAGHCSQGMKIELDTLASSSPPSASPSSPPTSSPASPVTPPTSSPASPVTPPISSPASPVTAPTSSPPLETPPPPKSTPTISPSSPSTTPTSSPAPSSDVPSAEPPTSSPSPSPSSAHKGSFEGSLIMGFSLMMTILLAL; the protein is encoded by the exons ATGCTGAGAGCACAAATGAGCTTGGCTGTTACAGCCTTGTTCATCCAACTGGGCATGGCAGCAAATTACACGGTTGGAGGTCCAAATGGTGGATGGGATACCAGCAGTAACCTGCAAACCTGGGCATCTGCACAAACATTTATAGTTGGAGATAACTTGA tttttcaGTTCACACCGAATCATGATGTGCTTGAAGTTTCAAAAGCAGACTATGACAGCTGCTCAACAAATAATCCCACTCAAACTTACAGCAGCAGCCCTGCAGTCATACCTCTCTCATCCCCAGGGAAGAGATGCTTCATCTGTGGAATGGCAGGACATTGTAGCCAAGGAATGAAGATCGAACTAGACACTCTTGCATCATCTTCCCCACCATCAGCTTCACCATCATCTCCTCCAACTTCATCACCTGCTTCCCCTGTCACTCCTCCAACTTCATCACCTGCTTCCCCAGTCACTCCTCCAATTTCATCACCTGCTTCACCTGTCACTGCTCCCACTTCCTCTCCACCTTTAGAGACTCCTCCACCACCAAAATCTACTCCAACAATATCTCCTTCATCACCATCCACAACACCTACGAGTAGCCCTGCACCATCCTCTGATGTTCCTTCTGCTGAACCTCCAACAAGCTCCCCATCACCATCCCCTTCATCAGCTCACAAAGGCAGTTTTGAAGGCAGTCTCATAATGGGGTTCAGTTTAATGATGACAATTCTTCTGGCCCTCTAA